One window of Tepidanaerobacter acetatoxydans Re1 genomic DNA carries:
- a CDS encoding TlyA family RNA methyltransferase: MSQNKQRLDVLLVNKGMVDSREKAKAEIMCGNVIVNAQIIDKPGTLIDVESNITIKKKSLPYVSRGGLKLEKALELFNIKVKDKIVLDAGASTGGFTDCMLKKGAKKVYAVDVGYGQLAYSLREDVRVVVLERKNVRYLSFEDIGEKVDIITADLSFISLSKVFEPFYKLLNENGDLITLIKPQFEVGREDVGKKGVVKDFNLHVKAINKIISNAAEHNFFVIGLTFSPIKGPKGNIEYLAHFRKDLKVGNSVDIEDVVKKSHLELL; encoded by the coding sequence ATGAGTCAAAACAAACAAAGGTTAGATGTATTATTAGTAAATAAAGGCATGGTTGATAGCAGAGAAAAAGCAAAGGCAGAAATAATGTGTGGAAATGTAATAGTAAATGCTCAAATTATTGATAAGCCTGGAACCTTAATTGATGTAGAAAGTAATATTACAATTAAAAAAAAATCGCTTCCATATGTAAGCAGAGGGGGACTTAAGCTAGAAAAAGCTCTTGAATTATTTAATATAAAGGTTAAAGACAAGATCGTGTTAGATGCAGGTGCTTCTACTGGAGGTTTTACCGACTGTATGTTAAAAAAAGGTGCAAAGAAAGTTTACGCGGTAGATGTCGGATATGGTCAGCTAGCGTATAGTCTTAGGGAAGATGTAAGAGTTGTGGTCTTAGAAAGAAAAAATGTTAGGTATTTGAGCTTTGAAGATATTGGTGAAAAAGTGGATATCATCACTGCGGATCTATCATTTATATCTTTATCTAAGGTGTTTGAGCCTTTTTACAAATTACTTAATGAAAATGGAGATTTAATCACACTAATAAAGCCTCAGTTTGAAGTTGGCAGAGAAGATGTTGGCAAAAAAGGTGTTGTTAAAGATTTCAATCTTCATGTAAAAGCAATTAACAAGATAATTTCTAATGCTGCTGAACATAATTTCTTTGTAATTGGTCTTACCTTTTCTCCAATAAAAGGTCCAAAGGGCAATATAGAATATCTTGCTCATTTCAGAAAGGATTTAAAAGTTGGTAATTCCGTTGATATAGAAGATGTAGTTAAAAAGTCGCATCTTGAATTGTTATAA
- a CDS encoding polyprenyl synthetase family protein: MNKFEGEMKYMAQVVEQELSRYLPRKDEFPSKLHEAMHYSTLSGGKRLRPIIVMKAAELFGISYEKVIPTACGIEMIHTYSLIHDDLPVMDNDDFRRGKPTCHKIYGDAVALLAGDALLTHAFATIAKNSKISGINPDAVVDVIEKVSLAAGGYGMIGGQTVDIITSGKDVSRDTLFYISTHKTGCLMSVSFWSGARLAGASKEDLETIKCFGEKLGLIFQIVDDILDIKGSEAVLGKPVGSDMKNKKNTFVNLFGFNKSVEIVNNLSLEAKQLISNYNNNDFFIQLTDFISKRDY, encoded by the coding sequence TTGAATAAATTCGAAGGTGAAATGAAATATATGGCACAAGTTGTGGAACAAGAGTTGTCTCGCTATCTTCCTCGAAAAGATGAATTCCCATCAAAGCTTCACGAAGCAATGCATTACAGTACTCTTTCAGGCGGCAAAAGACTCCGACCTATTATAGTTATGAAGGCTGCAGAACTTTTTGGAATATCTTATGAAAAAGTAATTCCTACAGCATGTGGTATTGAGATGATACATACATATTCTTTAATACATGACGATTTACCTGTTATGGACAATGACGATTTCCGTAGAGGAAAGCCAACATGTCATAAGATATATGGAGATGCAGTAGCACTGCTGGCAGGTGATGCACTTTTGACACATGCTTTTGCAACAATAGCTAAAAATTCCAAAATTAGCGGTATAAATCCTGACGCAGTCGTGGATGTTATTGAGAAAGTGTCCCTAGCAGCTGGAGGATATGGTATGATCGGAGGACAAACCGTCGATATTATTACATCAGGAAAAGACGTTAGCCGTGACACCCTTTTTTATATAAGTACACATAAAACAGGATGCTTGATGAGCGTCTCTTTTTGGTCTGGCGCTAGGCTTGCGGGAGCATCAAAAGAAGATTTGGAAACAATTAAATGCTTTGGAGAAAAACTGGGGTTGATTTTTCAAATCGTCGATGATATTTTAGATATCAAAGGTAGCGAAGCAGTTTTAGGTAAGCCAGTAGGAAGCGATATGAAAAATAAAAAGAATACTTTTGTCAATTTATTTGGCTTTAATAAATCAGTAGAAATAGTTAACAATTTATCATTAGAGGCAAAACAACTAATATCAAATTATAATAATAATGATTTCTTTATACAATTAACTGATTTTATTTCAAAACGAGATTATTAA
- a CDS encoding exodeoxyribonuclease VII small subunit → MNSAYKYEDGIERLEYIAEQLEKGDLTLEEALTFFEEGINLIKTCSKILDEAEGKIQVLTKDLNGDLIIKDFNGGSEVIE, encoded by the coding sequence TTGAATTCTGCCTACAAATATGAGGATGGTATAGAACGATTAGAATATATTGCAGAGCAACTAGAAAAAGGTGATTTAACATTAGAAGAAGCCCTTACTTTTTTTGAGGAAGGAATCAACCTTATCAAGACATGTTCAAAAATATTGGATGAAGCAGAAGGCAAAATACAAGTTTTAACAAAAGATTTAAATGGAGATTTAATTATAAAAGATTTTAACGGAGGTTCTGAAGTAATTGAATAA
- the xseA gene encoding exodeoxyribonuclease VII large subunit, producing the protein MKPVLTVSEVTNIIKYLFDNNEILRHVYIKGEISNFKHHISGHMYFTLKDEKSQIRCVMFRNNNILLPFMPENGMRVVALGFISIFAKSGEYQLYIEDLQPDGIGALHIAFEKLKERLDKEGLFELQRKQPIPFLPKKIGIITSLTGAAIRDLLTVIKRRFSNVDIIIAPVLVQGRDAAEEICSAILELNRLKNIDVIIVGRGGGSIEELWAFNEEKVARAIANSLIPVISAVGHETDYTISDFVADKRAPTPSAAGEIAVPEKRVLQNEIRYISLRLINGILSYIGARRQKLEYLKRAPIFKRPETYIINCSLIIDQTSKRLQKDIDLYISKNKSILNHYIARLEALNPLSILKRGYSICMSADTNKIIKHPEDVKKGDSVVILLSGGRLLCSVEDSKRKGDDD; encoded by the coding sequence TTGAAACCAGTTTTAACTGTAAGTGAAGTCACCAATATTATAAAATATCTTTTTGACAACAATGAGATTTTAAGGCATGTGTATATCAAGGGAGAAATTTCTAACTTTAAGCATCATATATCTGGGCATATGTATTTCACCTTAAAGGATGAAAAATCTCAAATTCGATGTGTCATGTTCAGAAACAATAATATATTACTTCCTTTTATGCCAGAAAACGGAATGAGAGTGGTAGCGCTTGGTTTTATAAGTATTTTTGCTAAAAGTGGTGAGTATCAGCTATATATAGAGGATTTACAGCCAGATGGCATTGGAGCATTACATATTGCTTTTGAAAAGCTGAAGGAACGATTGGATAAAGAAGGCCTTTTTGAATTGCAGCGAAAGCAACCGATACCTTTTTTGCCCAAAAAGATTGGCATAATAACATCTTTGACAGGAGCTGCAATAAGAGATTTATTAACTGTAATAAAAAGGAGATTTTCCAATGTTGATATTATAATTGCTCCGGTGCTGGTTCAAGGTAGGGATGCGGCTGAAGAGATTTGTTCTGCTATACTTGAGCTTAATAGGTTAAAGAATATTGATGTAATTATAGTAGGTAGAGGCGGCGGCTCTATTGAGGAATTATGGGCATTTAATGAAGAGAAAGTTGCCAGGGCAATTGCAAATTCACTAATTCCGGTTATATCTGCCGTGGGTCATGAAACCGATTACACAATAAGTGATTTTGTGGCTGATAAAAGAGCACCAACTCCATCGGCTGCAGGTGAAATTGCTGTACCTGAAAAACGAGTGCTACAAAATGAAATTCGATACATAAGTCTAAGGTTAATTAATGGCATATTAAGTTACATAGGTGCCAGAAGGCAAAAGCTTGAATATCTAAAAAGAGCACCTATTTTTAAAAGGCCGGAAACATATATTATTAATTGTAGCCTTATAATAGACCAGACTTCAAAAAGATTGCAAAAGGATATTGACCTTTACATATCGAAAAATAAATCAATTTTAAATCATTACATTGCCAGACTTGAAGCTTTAAACCCCCTATCAATACTAAAGAGAGGCTACAGCATATGTATGAGTGCTGATACGAACAAAATTATAAAACATCCGGAGGATGTTAAAAAAGGCGATTCCGTTGTTATACTATTGTCTGGTGGACGCCTTTTATGTAGTGTGGAAGATAGCAAAAGAAAGGGTGATGATGATTGA
- the nusB gene encoding transcription antitermination factor NusB — MPFLSRKIAREQAFKILFAIDVGNNTVEEASEIVIEFLKDENQKSFILNEVRGVLKNLSNIDIIINKYSDDWSIDRMAATDRNILRLAVYELIYSQDIPISVSINEAVEIAKKYGDEHSYKFINGLLGSIAEDHASKQ; from the coding sequence GTGCCTTTTTTGAGTAGGAAAATTGCTAGGGAACAAGCATTTAAAATACTTTTTGCTATTGATGTAGGCAATAATACAGTTGAAGAAGCATCAGAGATCGTGATTGAATTTTTAAAAGACGAAAACCAAAAATCATTTATTTTAAATGAAGTTAGAGGTGTTCTTAAGAATTTATCGAATATAGATATAATTATAAATAAATACTCCGACGACTGGTCAATAGATCGCATGGCTGCAACAGATAGGAATATACTAAGACTTGCTGTATATGAGCTTATTTATTCTCAAGACATACCAATAAGTGTTTCTATAAATGAAGCTGTTGAAATTGCGAAGAAGTATGGCGATGAGCATTCTTATAAATTTATCAACGGTCTATTGGGGTCTATTGCCGAAGATCATGCGTCAAAGCAATAA
- a CDS encoding DUF2273 domain-containing protein, with protein MDFLHELWVEHRGKILGGILGLLIGIIIIAIGFLKALFVILCALVGYYIGKSIDNKEDIRDILDKILPPGSR; from the coding sequence TTGGACTTCTTACATGAGTTATGGGTTGAGCATCGAGGAAAAATACTTGGGGGAATCTTAGGGCTCCTAATTGGTATAATAATAATTGCAATAGGTTTTTTAAAAGCTTTATTTGTTATTCTATGTGCTTTGGTGGGATACTATATAGGTAAATCCATAGATAACAAAGAGGATATTCGTGATATTTTAGATAAAATCTTACCTCCGGGTAGCAGATGA
- the amaP gene encoding alkaline shock response membrane anchor protein AmaP, with protein sequence MNLFDRIMLAVYALFFSLLAIVLILFSVKIVSFQYVITSLSILYGRWETGVIGIVLLLISLRFLFYGLKSESVPETTVKDGELGRVCITLAAIENLALKVIRDIENIKDSKIKVKKQENGISILLKLTVNYDVIIPEMTSELQKTIKDYIETTAGISVNDIQISIDNVSNQLKQKVAK encoded by the coding sequence ATGAATCTTTTCGATAGAATTATGTTAGCTGTTTATGCACTATTTTTCTCCTTGCTAGCTATTGTCCTCATTCTATTTTCCGTTAAAATAGTTAGTTTCCAATATGTTATTACAAGCTTATCAATTTTGTATGGTAGATGGGAAACGGGTGTTATAGGCATAGTCTTATTACTTATAAGCTTGAGGTTTTTATTCTACGGCCTAAAGTCTGAAAGTGTTCCTGAAACCACTGTAAAAGACGGTGAGTTAGGAAGGGTATGTATAACCTTAGCTGCTATAGAAAACCTTGCTTTGAAAGTAATAAGAGATATTGAAAATATAAAAGATTCGAAGATAAAAGTTAAAAAGCAGGAAAATGGAATTTCAATACTACTAAAACTTACGGTTAATTATGATGTAATAATCCCAGAGATGACTTCAGAACTGCAAAAAACTATTAAGGATTATATAGAAACTACTGCAGGGATTTCAGTTAATGATATACAAATAAGCATAGATAACGTTTCAAATCAGCTCAAGCAAAAAGTTGCAAAATGA
- a CDS encoding Asp23/Gls24 family envelope stress response protein: MSNNKDENNEKGSIKIADDVVGVIAGLAATEVAGIAGMSGGIVGGITEMLGRKNLAKGVKVEVNEKEAVVDLYVIVDYGVRIPEVAWNVQENVKKAIENMTGLSVVEVNIHVQGVNFDSPTVKEEENK, translated from the coding sequence ATGAGTAATAATAAAGATGAGAATAATGAAAAAGGTTCTATAAAAATTGCTGATGATGTTGTTGGAGTGATAGCCGGCCTTGCTGCTACAGAAGTTGCAGGAATAGCAGGTATGAGCGGAGGAATCGTTGGTGGAATTACGGAAATGCTGGGACGTAAAAATTTGGCCAAAGGTGTTAAGGTTGAAGTAAACGAAAAAGAGGCTGTTGTTGATTTATATGTTATTGTAGACTATGGGGTGAGAATACCTGAAGTAGCATGGAATGTGCAAGAAAATGTCAAAAAAGCTATTGAAAATATGACGGGTTTATCCGTTGTTGAAGTAAATATTCATGTTCAAGGCGTAAATTTCGATTCTCCAACAGTAAAGGAAGAAGAGAATAAATAA
- a CDS encoding SpoIIIAH-like family protein has product MAFMVRKRTVLMILFALVLVLSICMMFLGNSPKVTYNKQLNPSDLEKTSTTQANTDDVKMQSIKNLESDFFIDYKLERDRLRSQEADYLRELINNPNVSNESKEKAQQDLITLSQKIEKEMITENLIKAKGFENAVVFFSDEFINIVVKADGLLPKDVAQITDVATKTSGVTVDKITIIERK; this is encoded by the coding sequence ATGGCATTCATGGTGAGAAAAAGAACTGTTCTAATGATTTTATTTGCTTTAGTATTAGTATTATCAATTTGTATGATGTTCTTAGGTAACTCTCCTAAAGTAACATATAACAAACAGCTTAATCCTTCAGACTTAGAAAAGACATCAACAACTCAAGCAAACACTGATGATGTTAAGATGCAAAGTATCAAAAATCTCGAGAGTGATTTTTTTATAGACTATAAACTTGAAAGAGATCGCTTGAGGAGTCAAGAGGCTGATTATTTGCGTGAGCTAATAAACAATCCTAATGTAAGTAATGAGTCTAAAGAAAAAGCACAACAAGATTTGATTACATTGTCTCAAAAAATCGAGAAAGAAATGATTACAGAGAACTTAATAAAAGCAAAGGGATTTGAGAATGCAGTAGTCTTCTTCTCTGATGAATTTATCAATATAGTGGTTAAAGCTGACGGACTTTTGCCTAAAGATGTTGCACAAATTACAGATGTGGCCACAAAAACATCTGGTGTTACAGTAGATAAAATTACTATCATAGAAAGAAAATAG
- a CDS encoding stage III sporulation protein AG, with product MIPNLNISLLTDWIKNPKNKAVSKLVFVFILGLLMLSLSKLLTANNNSYDNMSSEKIGNSAEQDLIIKELSYEAKLEKQLSELLHQVKDVGNVEIMITLEDESSIEPAFNIVSTEKNSEEKDNEGGVRTITEKQTNTQLVLLKKSGEEQPLILKKTTPKIKGILIIADGAFSSKVRDKIIKSTATLFDIPIYKISVLEK from the coding sequence ATGATACCAAACCTAAATATAAGTTTGTTGACGGACTGGATTAAAAATCCTAAGAACAAAGCAGTATCGAAACTTGTTTTTGTATTTATTTTGGGATTATTAATGTTATCTTTAAGCAAACTTTTGACCGCAAATAACAATTCATATGATAATATGTCATCCGAAAAAATAGGTAATAGCGCAGAGCAAGACTTGATCATAAAAGAGCTCTCCTATGAAGCAAAACTGGAAAAACAGCTTTCTGAATTACTACACCAGGTTAAAGACGTTGGAAATGTAGAAATAATGATTACATTAGAAGATGAAAGCTCAATAGAACCTGCGTTCAATATTGTTAGCACTGAGAAAAATTCCGAAGAGAAAGACAATGAAGGAGGTGTGAGAACAATCACAGAAAAACAAACAAACACTCAATTAGTACTGCTTAAAAAAAGCGGAGAGGAGCAGCCTTTGATTTTAAAGAAAACAACACCTAAGATAAAAGGAATACTTATTATTGCCGATGGAGCTTTTTCATCGAAGGTTAGAGATAAAATTATTAAATCAACAGCCACATTATTCGATATCCCAATTTATAAAATAAGTGTATTGGAAAAATAA
- the spoIIIAF gene encoding stage III sporulation protein AF, whose amino-acid sequence MIDAISLWIKQIVLVVMFTTFIGFLIPENKFLKYIKVFLGLLVMLAIINPLLQIFKKDIHLTEIPLVFEDFVDKNTIKYNANILNKKNNELAINEYKYQVEKYLTQEIKNIAPYDVKNVKITIDENYSDESFGKITQLSVTLGKEPAQKNESKKEKITVETIKIGYNQSEKEDIDIECDQKNNEVENIKEYLHITFGIPKENIHMSLEE is encoded by the coding sequence ATGATTGATGCCATTAGTCTGTGGATAAAACAGATTGTTCTAGTAGTTATGTTTACAACTTTTATCGGATTTCTAATACCAGAGAACAAATTTTTGAAATATATCAAAGTATTTCTAGGCCTTTTAGTTATGTTAGCAATAATAAACCCACTGCTACAAATTTTTAAAAAAGATATACATTTGACTGAAATCCCACTTGTTTTTGAAGACTTTGTCGATAAGAATACCATAAAGTATAACGCAAATATTTTAAATAAAAAAAATAACGAGTTAGCTATTAACGAGTATAAATATCAAGTTGAAAAGTATTTGACTCAAGAGATAAAAAATATTGCCCCTTATGATGTAAAAAATGTAAAAATTACAATAGATGAAAATTATTCAGACGAAAGCTTTGGAAAAATAACTCAACTTTCAGTAACGTTAGGGAAAGAGCCGGCTCAAAAAAATGAATCAAAAAAAGAAAAAATTACAGTTGAAACAATTAAAATTGGATACAATCAAAGCGAAAAAGAAGATATTGATATTGAGTGCGACCAAAAAAATAATGAAGTTGAAAACATCAAGGAATATTTACACATAACATTTGGTATCCCAAAGGAAAATATTCATATGAGTTTGGAGGAATGA
- the spoIIIAE gene encoding stage III sporulation protein AE yields the protein MKGDVIILKKTSVILIMLFTVFYPINTIAIADDEIIEQQFEMIDKSEFDTFVNRLNDDYKDYMPQYSLNELIKVIRGEKSYDFNSLLKGITEYFFREISINLHLLGELIILSMICAILKNIQSAFENDNIEKVTYGFVFLVLSTIAIQSFNLALNIGKNAIDQMVSIIQALMPIILTLLASVGGMTSVAVFNPLIFIGVTISSMWIRNILLPIIYFVAVLGLISNFSKHLHVSALSTLLKQICVFLLGLFLSTFLGILVVQGAAASVVDGISIRTAKFASKNFIPIVGGIFSDTVDTIVSCSLILKNTIGFAGLVIILLTILFPVIRILTIVFIYKLAGAIIQPLGEETMVKCLNNMASHVTFIAITVGSVALMFFVAITVIIASGNITVMMR from the coding sequence GTGAAAGGAGATGTTATTATTTTAAAAAAAACATCAGTAATTCTTATCATGTTATTTACTGTATTTTACCCAATAAATACAATAGCTATTGCTGATGATGAAATTATAGAACAACAGTTTGAAATGATTGATAAATCCGAATTTGATACCTTTGTAAACCGGTTAAATGATGACTATAAAGATTATATGCCTCAGTACAGTCTTAATGAGTTGATTAAGGTTATTAGAGGAGAAAAATCTTATGATTTCAATAGTTTATTAAAAGGTATAACAGAGTATTTTTTTCGCGAAATATCAATAAATCTTCATTTATTAGGTGAACTCATTATTTTATCGATGATTTGCGCTATTCTGAAAAATATTCAAAGCGCTTTTGAAAACGATAATATAGAAAAAGTAACATATGGATTTGTATTTCTGGTATTAAGTACAATTGCCATTCAAAGTTTTAATTTAGCACTAAATATTGGCAAAAATGCTATCGATCAAATGGTTAGCATTATTCAAGCATTGATGCCAATAATTTTAACGCTTTTAGCTTCTGTTGGAGGAATGACTTCTGTAGCAGTTTTTAATCCATTAATTTTTATAGGTGTCACTATATCTAGTATGTGGATTAGAAATATTCTTTTGCCAATAATATATTTTGTAGCAGTATTAGGATTAATAAGCAATTTTTCAAAGCATTTACATGTATCTGCACTATCTACATTATTGAAACAAATTTGTGTTTTCTTATTAGGACTTTTCCTTAGCACATTCTTAGGTATATTAGTTGTTCAAGGAGCTGCGGCATCAGTGGTAGATGGAATATCAATACGAACAGCTAAATTTGCCTCAAAAAATTTTATTCCTATTGTTGGCGGTATTTTTTCAGACACAGTAGATACGATTGTAAGTTGTTCTTTAATTTTAAAAAATACCATTGGATTTGCCGGTTTAGTAATAATACTATTAACTATTTTGTTTCCGGTAATAAGAATTTTGACGATCGTATTTATTTACAAATTAGCCGGTGCCATCATACAGCCACTTGGAGAAGAAACAATGGTTAAGTGTCTGAATAACATGGCAAGCCATGTAACATTTATTGCAATTACGGTGGGCTCTGTAGCATTGATGTTTTTTGTAGCAATTACAGTGATAATCGCTTCTGGAAATATAACTGTAATGATGAGGTGA
- the spoIIIAD gene encoding stage III sporulation protein AD: MEIIQIVALSLIASILIVLVREDRPEIALQMTLVAGIIIFLRIMNQIFAVIEFLKDLSQKANIDNLYISTIFKIIGISYIAEFGSQICKDAGSSSIASKIEFAAKIFILVLSLPILMAVMNLILKILP; this comes from the coding sequence ATGGAAATTATACAAATCGTGGCATTAAGTCTTATAGCTAGTATACTTATTGTGCTGGTACGTGAAGATAGGCCGGAAATAGCCCTCCAAATGACCTTAGTTGCAGGGATAATAATTTTTTTAAGGATAATGAATCAAATTTTTGCTGTAATAGAGTTTTTAAAGGATTTATCTCAAAAGGCAAATATTGATAATTTGTATATTTCTACTATTTTTAAAATTATTGGCATTTCTTATATTGCTGAGTTTGGGTCACAGATTTGTAAAGACGCAGGCTCATCATCGATAGCATCAAAAATAGAATTTGCCGCAAAAATATTTATTTTAGTCTTATCTTTGCCAATTCTGATGGCTGTTATGAACTTAATACTAAAAATTCTTCCGTGA
- the spoIIIAC gene encoding stage III sporulation protein AC, with amino-acid sequence MDVDILFKIAAIGIVISILSKVLDEAGRKEQAQLTTLAGVVIVLMMVIQLVNQLFSSVKTLFQLY; translated from the coding sequence GTGGATGTAGATATTTTGTTCAAAATTGCTGCTATTGGTATAGTTATTTCAATCTTAAGTAAAGTATTAGATGAAGCAGGCAGAAAGGAACAAGCACAGCTGACAACTCTTGCCGGTGTAGTGATTGTTCTCATGATGGTAATACAACTAGTAAATCAGCTTTTTTCTAGTGTAAAAACCTTGTTTCAGCTTTACTAG
- the spoIIIAB gene encoding stage III sporulation protein SpoIIIAB, whose protein sequence is MIGGATVVISCSIIGFIIADNFKYRPKTLRDLQVALSMLETEINYGHSTLPEALRSISRKCEKDVAELFVLTTNNLALRNGFTACEAWEKALNKFYSNSYITKNDYEILIAFGKYLGFTDKKDQIKNIKLTVDNLKQQEILALEEKQKNEKLWKYLGILSGLMIFLLLY, encoded by the coding sequence ATGATAGGTGGTGCAACAGTTGTTATTTCTTGCAGTATTATAGGATTTATTATTGCTGATAATTTTAAGTACAGACCCAAGACTTTAAGGGATTTGCAAGTAGCTCTTTCTATGCTTGAAACTGAAATAAATTACGGCCATTCAACACTGCCTGAGGCTCTTAGAAGTATAAGTAGGAAATGTGAAAAAGATGTTGCCGAACTTTTTGTTCTAACTACAAATAACTTAGCTTTACGCAATGGATTTACTGCATGTGAGGCCTGGGAAAAAGCATTAAATAAATTTTATAGCAATTCATATATTACGAAAAACGATTATGAAATATTAATTGCTTTTGGTAAATATTTAGGTTTTACAGATAAGAAGGATCAAATTAAAAATATTAAACTTACTGTAGATAATTTAAAACAACAAGAAATTTTGGCACTTGAAGAGAAACAAAAAAATGAAAAGTTATGGAAATATTTAGGAATACTATCAGGCCTTATGATATTTTTACTATTATATTAG
- the spoIIIAA gene encoding stage III sporulation protein AA, translated as MEDTYNKKTIKRILDFEILPLLPLNIVELIKKVPINQLINLEEIRLRPTKPLMLVINNEDFMINDDGRITNESSKAYHTTKDDIYKTFHFISQYSVYSFEEELRNGYITLSGGHRVGFSGRVLLENENIKTIKYISGFNIRIAREVIGAADKVLPFIINGGKALNTLIISPPKAGKTTLLRDIIRQLSSGVDEFGIKGFNIGLVDERSEIACCYEGIPQNDVGIRTDVLDSCPKAKGIMLLLRSMSPDIIATDEIGRNEDVIAIEEAINTGVTIITTAHGSDLDDIRRRPTIRKLINKGFFDRYIILGTSSGVGSIEAILKGNNFENIYKCKKGKKIQCG; from the coding sequence AAATATTACCATTGTTACCACTTAACATAGTCGAACTGATAAAAAAGGTACCAATTAACCAGCTCATAAATTTAGAAGAAATTAGATTAAGACCAACTAAGCCTTTGATGCTAGTAATAAATAATGAGGATTTCATGATTAATGATGACGGAAGAATAACAAATGAATCCAGCAAGGCTTATCACACAACAAAGGATGATATTTATAAAACATTTCATTTTATAAGTCAGTATTCAGTCTATTCTTTTGAAGAAGAGTTAAGAAATGGCTATATAACGTTATCTGGTGGTCATAGAGTCGGCTTTTCCGGTCGTGTTTTGTTGGAAAATGAGAATATTAAAACTATTAAATACATCTCAGGTTTCAACATTAGAATTGCAAGAGAAGTTATTGGAGCTGCGGATAAGGTTTTGCCTTTTATAATAAATGGCGGTAAGGCACTAAATACTCTTATTATTTCTCCGCCGAAAGCCGGTAAAACTACGCTTTTAAGGGATATTATAAGGCAACTTAGTTCTGGAGTTGATGAATTTGGAATAAAGGGCTTTAATATAGGCCTTGTGGATGAACGATCAGAAATTGCTTGCTGCTATGAAGGTATACCTCAAAATGATGTTGGTATAAGGACTGATGTTCTTGATAGTTGTCCTAAAGCTAAAGGTATTATGCTGCTTCTTAGATCTATGTCACCGGATATAATAGCTACTGATGAAATAGGGAGAAATGAAGATGTCATAGCAATTGAAGAAGCAATAAATACTGGGGTTACAATTATTACAACGGCACATGGCTCGGACCTTGATGATATAAGGAGGCGACCCACGATTAGAAAACTAATAAACAAAGGTTTTTTTGACAGGTACATAATCCTCGGTACAAGCTCCGGTGTGGGCAGTATTGAGGCTATACTGAAAGGCAACAATTTTGAGAATATATATAAATGTAAGAAAGGAAAGAAAATACAATGTGGTTGA